The following proteins are co-located in the Micromonospora viridifaciens genome:
- a CDS encoding 3-methyladenine DNA glycosylase — MTAALAPATALDAADWQARRRAHEQRVDAWLAPHLARRRGGVRHPVEDFLFTYYSYRPAQLRRWHPGAGVVLRDADPAEFGRDYRATAAGLTLDTDRVRARRAESIDWIRTLLAATAGRPAHLGCFGMHEWAMVYRQTQDEVRHNAWPLRLGPEATAAVVEERGVRCSHFDAYRFFTAPARPLNVLSPTRESQHALEQPGCLHANMDLYKWAYKLSPLVPSELVADCFALAREIRTLDMRASPYDLADLGYPPVRVETPEGRAEYVAAQRGFAEQAAGLRARLLAAIG, encoded by the coding sequence GTGACCGCCGCCCTCGCCCCCGCCACCGCACTCGACGCGGCCGACTGGCAGGCCCGACGGCGCGCTCACGAGCAGCGGGTGGACGCCTGGCTGGCGCCGCACCTGGCCCGCCGCCGGGGCGGAGTGAGGCACCCGGTGGAGGACTTCCTCTTCACCTACTACTCGTACCGCCCCGCCCAACTGCGCCGCTGGCACCCGGGTGCCGGGGTGGTGCTCCGCGACGCGGACCCGGCCGAGTTCGGCCGGGACTACCGCGCCACCGCCGCCGGGCTCACCCTCGACACCGACCGGGTACGCGCGCGGCGCGCCGAGTCGATCGACTGGATTCGCACCCTGCTCGCGGCGACCGCCGGCCGCCCGGCCCACCTCGGCTGTTTCGGCATGCACGAGTGGGCGATGGTCTACCGGCAGACCCAGGACGAGGTACGCCACAACGCCTGGCCGCTGCGCCTCGGCCCGGAGGCCACCGCCGCCGTCGTCGAGGAGCGGGGCGTACGGTGCAGCCACTTCGACGCGTACCGCTTCTTCACCGCGCCGGCCCGGCCGCTGAACGTGCTCAGCCCTACCCGGGAGTCCCAGCACGCGCTGGAGCAGCCGGGCTGCCTGCACGCCAACATGGATCTCTACAAGTGGGCGTACAAGCTCTCCCCGCTGGTGCCGTCGGAGCTGGTGGCGGACTGCTTCGCGCTGGCCCGGGAGATCCGCACGCTGGACATGCGGGCCAGCCCCTACGACCTGGCCGACCTGGGCTACCCGCCGGTGCGGGTGGAGACCCCGGAGGGCCGGGCCGAGTACGTCGCCGCGCAGCGCGGCTTCGCCGAGCAGGCCGCCGGGCTACGGGCCCGGCTCCTCGCCGCGATCGGCTGA
- a CDS encoding fumarylacetoacetate hydrolase family protein: MRIARFAHAKGMSFGVVEGEPGAGPQSLTIAEIEGHPFGQLQFSGARWALSDVRLLSPILPSKVVCVGRNYAEHAAEHGSEVPKEPLLFLKPSTSVIGPRDAIRLPIFSKQVEHEAELAVVIGAPGARRADRAAAERAIFGYTCANDVTARDLQRSDGQWTRAKGFDSFCPLGPWITTGLDVSDLEVRCEVGRNPEEMEVRQLGRTKDMVFDVPALVSYISHVMTLLPGDVVLTGTPAGVSPLTDGDTVTVRIEGIGELTNPVVPVA; the protein is encoded by the coding sequence GTGCGTATCGCTCGTTTCGCTCATGCCAAGGGAATGTCGTTCGGGGTCGTCGAGGGGGAGCCGGGGGCCGGGCCGCAGAGCCTGACCATCGCCGAGATCGAGGGGCACCCGTTCGGGCAGCTCCAGTTCTCCGGCGCCCGGTGGGCGCTCTCCGACGTCCGGCTGCTCTCGCCGATCCTGCCCAGCAAGGTGGTCTGCGTCGGCCGCAACTACGCCGAACATGCCGCCGAGCACGGCAGCGAGGTGCCCAAGGAGCCGTTGCTCTTCCTCAAGCCGTCCACCTCCGTGATCGGGCCGCGGGACGCGATCCGGCTGCCGATCTTCTCGAAGCAGGTCGAGCACGAGGCGGAGCTGGCCGTGGTGATCGGCGCCCCGGGCGCGCGGCGCGCCGACCGGGCCGCCGCCGAGCGGGCCATCTTCGGCTACACCTGCGCCAACGACGTCACCGCCCGGGATCTGCAGCGCTCCGACGGGCAGTGGACCCGGGCCAAGGGCTTCGACTCGTTCTGCCCGCTCGGTCCGTGGATCACCACCGGGCTGGACGTGAGCGACCTGGAGGTCCGGTGTGAGGTGGGCCGCAATCCGGAGGAGATGGAGGTGCGCCAGCTTGGCCGGACCAAGGACATGGTCTTCGACGTGCCGGCCCTGGTGTCGTACATCTCCCACGTGATGACGCTGCTCCCCGGCGACGTGGTGCTGACCGGGACCCCGGCGGGGGTTAGCCCGCTCACCGACGGGGATACGGTCACCGTGCGGATCGAGGGGATCGGCGAGCTCACCAACCCGGTGGTGCCGGTCGCCTGA
- the arfB gene encoding alternative ribosome rescue aminoacyl-tRNA hydrolase ArfB, whose product MDDGLRVTERLMVPAAELRERFSRSSGPGGQGVNTADSRVELSFDLANSPSVPDPLRARALERLAGRLVDGVLTVAASEHRAQLANREAARDRMTALLREAVAPPPKPRRPTRPSRAAKERRLAEKKRQSQRKRDRRVDGD is encoded by the coding sequence GTGGACGACGGACTCCGGGTGACCGAGCGACTCATGGTCCCCGCGGCCGAGCTGCGGGAACGCTTCTCCCGTTCGTCCGGGCCGGGCGGGCAGGGGGTCAATACCGCCGACTCCCGGGTGGAGCTCAGCTTCGACCTGGCCAACTCGCCCAGCGTGCCCGATCCGCTGCGCGCCCGCGCGCTGGAGCGGCTCGCCGGCCGGCTGGTCGACGGCGTGCTGACCGTGGCCGCCAGCGAGCACCGGGCGCAACTGGCCAACCGGGAGGCCGCCCGCGACCGGATGACCGCCCTGCTGCGCGAGGCGGTCGCCCCACCGCCGAAGCCGCGTCGCCCGACCCGCCCGTCCCGGGCGGCCAAGGAGCGCCGCCTGGCCGAGAAGAAGCGCCAGTCCCAACGCAAGCGCGACCGGCGGGTGGACGGCGACTGA
- a CDS encoding IclR family transcriptional regulator produces the protein MSGVGVLDKAVVILAACVDGASLAELVERTKLPRATAHRLAQALEIHRMLVRDTQGRWRPGPRLGELANAAPDVLLTAAEPLLAALRDATGESAQLYLRRADERICVAAAERASGLRDTVPVGSVLPMTAGSAAQILLAWEPPEAVMPLLPRSKFTGRTLAEVRRRGWAQSVAEREAGVASISAPIRDRTGRVIAAISISGPIERLGRRPGERHAMAVVRAGQRLSGL, from the coding sequence ATGAGCGGTGTCGGCGTTCTCGACAAGGCGGTGGTCATCCTGGCCGCCTGCGTCGACGGCGCCAGCCTGGCCGAGCTCGTTGAACGCACCAAGCTGCCCCGGGCGACCGCGCACCGGCTGGCACAGGCGCTGGAGATCCACCGGATGCTGGTCCGGGACACCCAGGGGCGGTGGCGCCCGGGCCCACGGCTCGGCGAGCTGGCGAACGCCGCGCCGGACGTGCTGCTGACCGCGGCGGAGCCGCTGCTCGCCGCGCTGCGCGACGCCACCGGCGAGAGCGCCCAGCTCTACCTGCGCCGCGCCGACGAGCGCATCTGCGTGGCCGCCGCCGAGCGGGCCAGCGGCCTGCGGGACACCGTACCGGTCGGCTCGGTGCTGCCCATGACGGCCGGTTCCGCGGCCCAGATCCTGCTCGCGTGGGAGCCCCCGGAGGCGGTCATGCCGCTGCTGCCACGGTCGAAGTTCACCGGCCGCACCCTGGCGGAGGTGCGCCGACGCGGCTGGGCGCAGAGCGTCGCCGAGCGGGAGGCGGGTGTGGCGAGCATCTCGGCGCCGATCCGGGACCGCACCGGCCGGGTGATCGCGGCGATCAGCATCTCCGGCCCGATCGAACGCCTCGGCCGCCGCCCCGGCGAACGCCACGCCATGGCCGTCGTCCGCGCCGGCCAACGCCTCTCCGGCCTCTGA
- a CDS encoding S1C family serine protease: protein MAVQTGLGEPRGPWFVSPELDPDGRGRWDVPGSERDGPGRRTWRGRLLSALAVVALSTFSGAAAGTWVAGRDGPGSTPASAAPVPAELVTAAEKTVPGVVSVMVGGSSASSASGSGFAIDHEQHIVTNDHILAKGGSGPVTVETSDGRRFTAEVVGREPSSDLAVLKVPAAAGLSPLPLAKPNTTRVGEPVLAVGSPLGLAGTVTAGIVSALNRQVRIGNGRHTAVQTDASINPGNSGGPLVNARGEVVGVNTAIATIDGNGSIGIGFAIPIDQVQQTADTIIGRGG from the coding sequence ATGGCAGTGCAGACCGGACTCGGCGAGCCGCGCGGCCCGTGGTTCGTCTCACCGGAGCTGGATCCGGACGGGCGCGGGCGCTGGGACGTACCCGGATCGGAGCGGGACGGCCCGGGGCGCCGGACCTGGCGCGGCCGGTTGTTGAGCGCGCTGGCGGTGGTGGCCCTCTCCACGTTCTCCGGGGCGGCGGCGGGCACCTGGGTGGCCGGCCGCGACGGACCCGGGTCGACCCCGGCCTCCGCCGCGCCGGTACCGGCGGAGCTGGTCACCGCCGCCGAGAAGACGGTGCCCGGGGTGGTCTCGGTGATGGTCGGCGGGTCGTCCGCCTCCTCGGCCAGCGGCTCCGGCTTCGCGATCGACCATGAGCAGCACATCGTGACCAACGACCACATCCTGGCCAAGGGCGGCTCCGGCCCGGTGACCGTGGAGACCTCCGACGGCCGTCGGTTCACCGCCGAGGTGGTGGGGCGGGAGCCGAGCAGCGACCTGGCGGTGCTCAAGGTGCCCGCGGCGGCCGGGCTGTCGCCGCTGCCGCTGGCCAAGCCCAACACCACCCGGGTCGGCGAGCCGGTGCTCGCGGTCGGTTCGCCGCTCGGCCTGGCCGGCACGGTGACCGCCGGTATCGTCAGCGCGCTCAATCGGCAGGTCCGCATCGGCAACGGCCGGCACACCGCGGTGCAGACCGACGCCTCGATCAACCCGGGCAACTCGGGTGGCCCGCTGGTCAACGCGCGGGGCGAGGTGGTCGGGGTGAACACGGCCATCGCCACGATCGACGGCAACGGCTCGATCGGCATCGGGTTCGCGATCCCGATCGACCAGGTCCAGCAGACCGCCGACACGATCATCGGCCGGGGCGGCTGA
- the leuC gene encoding 3-isopropylmalate dehydratase large subunit, whose protein sequence is MVGVTQPRTLAEKVWDAHVVRSADGEPDLLFIDLHLLHEVTSPQAFDGLRLAGRRVRRTDLTIATEDHNTPTGYDNPAFRSRRGDLLTIADPTSRTQIETLRRNCAEFGVRLHPLGDENQGIVHVIGPQLGLTQPGMTIVCGDSHTATHGAFGALAFGIGTSEVEHVLATQTLPQARPKTMAVNVTGRLAPGVTAKDLVLALIAQVGTGGGRGHIVEYRGEAIRDLSMEGRMTIANMSIEWGAKAGMIAPDETTFAYLKGRPNAPQGADWDAAVAYWKTLPTDEGATFDAEVTLDASQVTPFVTWGTNPGQGAPLGSAVPDPEEFVTESERAAARRALEYMDLTPGTSLRDLAVDVVFVGSCTNGRLEDLRAAADVLRGRRVADGVRMLVVPGSAAVREAAEAEGLDKVFADAGAEWRFAGCSMCLGMNPDTLKPGQRSASTSNRNFEGRQGRGGRTHLVSPPVAAATAVVGRLAAPADL, encoded by the coding sequence ATGGTGGGAGTCACTCAACCGAGGACCCTGGCCGAGAAGGTCTGGGACGCGCACGTCGTCCGCTCCGCCGACGGCGAGCCGGATCTGCTCTTCATCGACCTGCACCTGCTCCACGAGGTCACCAGCCCGCAGGCGTTCGACGGGCTCCGGTTGGCCGGCCGCCGGGTCCGCCGCACCGACCTGACGATCGCGACCGAGGACCACAACACTCCGACCGGGTACGACAACCCGGCGTTCCGGTCCCGGCGCGGCGACCTGCTCACGATCGCGGACCCCACCTCCCGCACCCAGATCGAGACGCTGCGCCGCAACTGCGCCGAGTTCGGCGTACGCCTGCACCCGCTAGGCGACGAGAACCAGGGCATCGTGCACGTCATCGGCCCGCAGCTGGGCCTCACCCAGCCGGGCATGACGATCGTCTGTGGCGACTCGCACACCGCCACCCACGGGGCCTTCGGCGCGCTCGCCTTCGGCATCGGCACCAGCGAGGTGGAGCACGTGCTGGCCACCCAGACGCTGCCGCAGGCCCGGCCGAAGACCATGGCCGTGAACGTCACCGGCCGGCTCGCCCCCGGTGTCACCGCCAAGGACCTGGTGCTGGCGCTGATCGCGCAGGTGGGCACCGGTGGCGGGCGCGGCCACATCGTGGAGTACCGGGGCGAGGCGATCCGTGACCTCTCCATGGAGGGGCGGATGACCATCGCCAACATGTCCATCGAGTGGGGCGCCAAGGCCGGCATGATCGCGCCGGACGAGACCACCTTCGCGTACCTGAAGGGGCGGCCGAACGCGCCGCAGGGGGCCGACTGGGACGCGGCGGTGGCGTACTGGAAGACGCTGCCCACCGACGAGGGGGCGACCTTCGACGCGGAGGTCACCCTGGACGCCAGCCAGGTCACCCCGTTCGTCACCTGGGGCACCAACCCCGGTCAGGGCGCGCCGCTGGGCTCCGCCGTGCCGGACCCGGAGGAGTTCGTCACCGAGTCCGAGCGGGCCGCCGCCCGCCGGGCCCTGGAGTACATGGACCTCACCCCCGGCACCTCGCTGCGCGACCTGGCCGTCGACGTGGTCTTCGTCGGCTCCTGCACCAACGGTCGGCTGGAGGACCTGCGGGCCGCCGCCGACGTGTTGCGCGGCCGCAGAGTCGCCGACGGCGTACGCATGCTGGTGGTGCCGGGGTCCGCCGCGGTCCGCGAGGCGGCCGAGGCGGAGGGGCTGGACAAGGTCTTCGCCGACGCCGGAGCCGAGTGGCGCTTCGCCGGCTGTTCCATGTGTCTGGGCATGAACCCCGACACGCTGAAGCCGGGCCAGCGCTCGGCCTCGACCTCCAACCGCAACTTCGAGGGCCGCCAGGGCCGGGGCGGGCGTACCCACCTGGTGTCCCCGCCGGTCGCCGCCGCCACCGCCGTGGTCGGCCGGCTGGCCGCCCCCGCCGACCTGTAG
- a CDS encoding GNAT family N-acetyltransferase, which yields MSVDFSVKPTLTGERVVLRPFVDDDVAAFQAALADPEVARLTGSPPDDGFDLNRLRAWYGTRNSQTDRLDLAVVDKATGACVGEVVLNEWDGHNRSCNFRTLIGPAGRDRGLGTEAVRLIVGYGFEQLGLHRISLEVFAFNPRARRVYEKVGFVAEGTLRQVLRDGDDWVDATVMSILAPEWAAHRGHPEGAEPGDPAGG from the coding sequence GTGTCCGTCGACTTCTCCGTCAAGCCCACGCTCACCGGCGAACGGGTCGTGCTGCGCCCCTTCGTCGACGACGACGTCGCCGCCTTCCAGGCCGCCCTGGCCGACCCGGAGGTGGCCCGGCTCACCGGCAGCCCGCCGGACGACGGGTTCGACCTGAACCGCCTCCGGGCCTGGTACGGCACCCGCAACAGCCAGACCGACCGGCTCGACCTGGCCGTGGTGGACAAGGCGACCGGGGCCTGCGTCGGCGAGGTGGTCCTCAACGAGTGGGACGGCCACAACCGCAGCTGCAACTTCCGTACGCTGATCGGCCCCGCCGGCCGCGATCGGGGCCTCGGCACCGAGGCGGTCCGGCTGATCGTCGGGTACGGCTTCGAGCAGCTCGGCCTGCACCGGATCTCGTTGGAGGTGTTCGCCTTCAACCCGCGCGCCCGGCGGGTCTACGAGAAGGTCGGCTTCGTCGCCGAGGGGACGCTGCGCCAGGTGCTCCGCGACGGCGACGACTGGGTCGACGCCACCGTCATGTCGATCCTCGCGCCCGAGTGGGCCGCGCACCGGGGGCACCCGGAGGGCGCTGAGCCCGGCGATCCGGCCGGGGGCTGA